CACCACGACCTCGCTGTCGGCATAGCCGGCCGCCTTGAGCACCGATGCAATATAGTGCGCATAGGCCACGGTCTGCCCGCGCCCCTCGACGGTTGGGAAGCCGATGCCCTTCATCAGCACCTCTTTCGCCTGCGCGACATCGGCCGGGCCGGCCTTCGCCATGGCCATCGCGGGGGAGACGAGCGCGGTCAGGGCGAGCAGCATGCGGATCATCGGCGAGCGTTCCTGTCGAAGGCGTTTCCCGGTTACAGTAGAACGGCGCTGCGGCGCGTCAACGCGGGGGGAGAAGAGGCATGAAACGAGGGGTTTTCGGGGTGCTGACGGCGGTGGCCGTGGCCGTGGCAATGCCCGCGGCGGCGGAGACGGTCTATGTCCGCGCCGGCCGGCTGGTCGATGTCGAGAAGGGGCAGGTGCTCACCGACCGCCGCATCCGCATCGAGGATGATCGCATCGCCGCGGTCGAGCCCTGGGCGCCGCCGCCCGCGGGCGCGACCGTCATCGACTGGTCCGGCATGACGGTGCTCCCCGGCCTGATCGACATGCACACCCACCTCGCCGACTGGGGCCAGACCAGCAATGTCGCCGAGCCGCTGCTCCACAGCGCGCAGGACATCGCGCTGGTCGGCGCCGAGAATGCCCGAAAGACGCTGCGCGCGGGCTTTACCAGCGTTCACGATGTCGGCTGCTTCCGCGCCTTCACCGACGTCGCGCTGCGCGACGCGATCGATGCCGGGCGGATCAAGGGGCCGCGGATGAACGTGGTCGGCGCCTATATCACCGCGCCCGGCGGCGGCGGCGAGGTGACGGGCCTCGCGCCCGACGTGCAGGTGCCGGCCGACATGCGGATGGGCGTGATCACCGATGCCAGGCAAGCGAAGCTCAAGACCGCCTATCTGTTCCAGCACGGCGTCGACAGCATCAAGATGATCGCCACCGGCGCGGTGCTCGCCGAGGGGACCGAGCCCGGCGAGATCGAACTGAGCGAGGAGGAGATGCGCGCGGTGGTGGCCGAGGCCGCCAATCGCGGCGGCTACGCCACCGCCCACGCGCATGGCGCGGAGGGCATCAAGGCGGCGATCCGCGCCGGCGTGCGCTCGATCGAACATGCCTCGCTGATCGACGACGAGGGGATCGCGCTGGCCAGGGCGAAGGGCGTGTGGCTGGTGATGGACGTCTATAATGGCGACTATATCGAGGAGGTTGGCCGCAAGGAGGGCTGGCCCGAGGGCTATCTGCGCAAGAATCGCGAGACCACCGATCTTCAGCGTGAGGGGTTCCGCAAGGCAGTGAAGGCCGGGGTCCACATCGCCTTCGGCACCGACGCTGGGGTCTATCCGCACGGCCTCAACGCCCGGCAGTTCGCCTATATGGTGC
The window above is part of the Sphingomonas sanxanigenens DSM 19645 = NX02 genome. Proteins encoded here:
- a CDS encoding metal-dependent hydrolase family protein — encoded protein: MKRGVFGVLTAVAVAVAMPAAAETVYVRAGRLVDVEKGQVLTDRRIRIEDDRIAAVEPWAPPPAGATVIDWSGMTVLPGLIDMHTHLADWGQTSNVAEPLLHSAQDIALVGAENARKTLRAGFTSVHDVGCFRAFTDVALRDAIDAGRIKGPRMNVVGAYITAPGGGGEVTGLAPDVQVPADMRMGVITDARQAKLKTAYLFQHGVDSIKMIATGAVLAEGTEPGEIELSEEEMRAVVAEAANRGGYATAHAHGAEGIKAAIRAGVRSIEHASLIDDEGIALARAKGVWLVMDVYNGDYIEEVGRKEGWPEGYLRKNRETTDLQREGFRKAVKAGVHIAFGTDAGVYPHGLNARQFAYMVRNGMTPMQAIQAATVEAATLLRWEKDVGAASPGHFADLVAVAGDPIADIRLLERVGPVMKGGKLVR